The Triticum aestivum cultivar Chinese Spring chromosome 7B, IWGSC CS RefSeq v2.1, whole genome shotgun sequence genome window below encodes:
- the LOC123159180 gene encoding uncharacterized protein, with translation MRQQRGVGRGGGRRDPGLLTRVVDKVFRFVRLAEFEILFVLFFLIAFILFKDLMSRPDYNQIFVKKPDQDDHWP, from the exons ATGCGGCAGCAGCGGGGCGTCGGCAGGGGCGGGGGCCGGCGGGATCCCGGGCTGCTGACCAGGGTGGTGGACAAGGTCTTCCGCTTCGTCCGCCTCGCCGAGTTCGAgatcctcttcgtcctcttcttcctcatcgcatTCATCCTCTTCAAGGATCTC ATGTCTCGACCAGACTACAACCAGATCTTTGTCAAGAAGCCTGATCAAGATGACCACTGGCCTTAG
- the LOC123159179 gene encoding uncharacterized protein produces MGVLGDRSGWCFCSGGGAKLERIKSTLFATKGPALAAVSFPRGGEGAGGGGGGGGGGKRGGGFLIHRALLLTTHGTVPSAAVAAAAEVQLSHGRLLARLVPQRFFITSPILDLTIVGLDVVDDSPDSHGQQPHFLKTCLNPSLDLGSTVLLLGHTNKRDLAVGEGKVVIATDNLIKFSTDEVSWHPGSAGFDMNGNLAFMVCDPMKLAPSTPTGYASASSTALLASKMDVPTQFGIPIPAVCEWLKQHWSGSLEDVSKPMMPPARLISSAGQRSEPSSLSHLHYIKTTEREGGALSSSQMPARPTRQHGSCSSASAKISYGENDSVNSHSFQGQRDPASQMPRPKEQPGSVMDSFPPGHPRSIFLPLPLKQMMPVDNKIKPNCSVSDESRVANARINCDAMHNVAYQENCWNEAQSSSSPPAISEQGDKRDGFSSGEETMYSAETMESRNIPSPKDKRPQIVGRSQSFANHSKWDSPKSVESSKGPPSRSHTFIPLRKPHLQAASISQKSQVYFSPTVSSNMKKRNLSQIPMKPRQSAQVTSKWIT; encoded by the exons ATGGGGGTCCTGGGGGACCGCTCGGGGTGGTGCTTCTGCTCCGGCGGCGGGGCCAAGCTGGAGCGGATCAAGTCCACGCTGTTCGCCACGAAGGGTCCCGCGCTCGCGGCGGTGTCCTTCCCTCGCGGCGGAGAaggggcaggaggaggaggaggaggaggaggaggagggaaacGCGGGGGAGGCTTcctcatccaccgcgccctcctgCTCACCACGCACGGGACCGTCCCATCAGCCGCCGtggcggccgccgccgaggtccaGCTCAGCCACGGCCGCCTCCTGGCCCGCCTGGTGCCTCAGAG GTTCTTCATCACTAGCCCCATTCTGGACCTTACAATAGTCGGGCTTGATGTCGTGGATGATAGCCCAGATTCGCATGGGCAACAGCCTCATTTCCTGAAAACCTGCTTGAACCCCAGCTTGGACCTTGGCAGTACAGTTTTGCTCCTGGGCCACACAAACAAAAGAGATTTGGCAGTAGGTGAGGGGAAGGTTGTTATAGCAACTGACAACCTTATAAAGTTCTCAACTGATGAAGTCTCATGGCATCCTGGATCTGCTGGTTTTGATATGAACGGGAATCTAGCTTTTATGGTCTGTGATCCGATGAAGCTTGCACCTTCTACACCTACAGGGTATGCTTCTGCATCATCAACTGCACTCCTTGCATCAAAGATGGATGTGCCAACACAATTTGGGATCCCCATCCCTGCAGTATGTGAATGGTTAAAACAGCACTGGAGTGGTAGCTTGGAAGATGTTAGCAAGCCAATGATGCCCCCTGCACGATTAATATCTTCTGCTGGACAACGAAGTGAACCTTCTTCTCTGAGTCATCTTCATTATATTAAGACCACTGAGCGAGAGGGTGGGGCATTGTCATCATCGCAGATGCCAGCAAGACCGACACGGCAGCATGGGTCATGCAGTTCAGCATCTGCCAAGATTTCATATGGTGAAAATGATTCTGTTAATTCACACTCCTTTCAAGGCCAACGAGATCCAGCCTCACAGATGCCCAGACCTAAGGAGCAACCTGGTTCGGTCATGGATAGCTTTCCTCCTGGGCATCCAAGATCTATTTTCTTACCGCTTCCTCTAAAGCAAATGATGCCTGTCGATAATAAGATCAAACCGAACTGCTCAGTTTCAGATGAATCACGGGTAGCTAATGCGCGAATCAACTGCGATGCTATGCACAATGTTGCTTACCAGGAAAACTGCTGGAATGAGGCACAGTCAAGTTCTTCACCACCGGCAATATCAGAACAAGGAGATAAGAGGGACGGCTTCAGCAGCGGGGAGGAGACAATGTACTCCGCGGAAACTATGGAAAGCAGAAACATTCCCAGTCCAAAGGACAAGAGGCCCCAGATAGTTGGCCGGTCACAGAGTTTTGCGAACCATAGCAAATGGGATTCACCTAAAAGTGTTGAATCTTCGAAAGGGCCGCCCTCAAGGTCGCACACATTCATTCCTTTGAGAAAACCACACTTGCAAGCGGCATCAATTTCACAGAAAAGCCAGGTTTATTTTAGCCCCACTGTCTCCTCCAACATGAAAAAGAGGAACCTGTCTCAGATTCCCATGAAACCTCGTCAAAGTGCTCAAGTCACCTCCAAGTGGATTACCTGA